Genomic window (Zingiber officinale cultivar Zhangliang chromosome 2B, Zo_v1.1, whole genome shotgun sequence):
CTTTCGATTTTGGATTTTCTCCATTTGAGGTCCTCTTACGGTTAGCATGCCTCCCACCTCACTAACTGTACATCTACACCAATTTTAGACAGGAACTATAATTATTAAAATTGTGAacatatgtaaaaaaaaaaaaaaaactctctcaCACGTGAAGCCTTCTAGCTTTCTCTGACTACcaaacaaattaaaaaatataagtaaCTCTTCGTCTAACCCGCAACGTCCTATATTGTTATcttattaaagaaaaaaatagtataagatttaaatcatgAATACTTAAAAATTGATTTAGCACATTATCATTAGAGCACCTGCAACGCGGCGTTAAACGCCGCGTTATAACACTACTGTGCGTTAACGCCGCGTTGCAGTATGCCAACATGGCGTTCAACAGCTTGAACGCGTTCAAGTGTTTGTGGGGTGGGCCAGGACGGGCTCACCTCAtgtgtaaaattattttttttttattttttttattaacggTACATGCAACggttttttttaagttgttaactttttttgtttttgttttttttaacaacgGCAGATGCAATGCAACgggttttttttaatataagtttttaaataatgattttttaaaataacagttttatatttttaaattaaaaattaaataacggCTAGTTATTTAACAGTTACTTTTTAACGGCTAGTTTGCAATTTTGACTATAAATATCCATCCATATGTGCACATATTTTCATTCTCACTCACTACTTTTTCAATTTTACTCTTAAAATTCTCTCCCTATCTATTTTTTCAAGTTCCTACCATCTTATTTTCTATCCgaaatggatgaaaataataggacattttttataaatttcttgaATTCTACAAACAACTCGCAAGAATATTAATCTTCCCAAAATCCataaattccaccaaattatCAATACCCACATCCATTTCCCAATATGCCGTTTCCtccacaaaatcttcaaaatGTCCAAGGTTTTGGAAATTCTATGAATCATCTGAATTATGCCCCTCGAGGTTCATATCAGCCGCTTCCAGCCGAATATTGACTAAACATGAGTCATCCGTATTTCACGCCATCGGCTGTTCATGGATATGGTACCCCGCACACAACTGGTATGTCTTTCACTCCTTCGATATCAAATGAACCTGCAACTCCGACTTTTGTCCCGGAGACTCAACTTTCCGACTGTGAATCCCCAATTGAGGTGGTTAATTTAGAAAAGGCGGTTTCAAATGTTGAGGGTACAAGAAAGCATTCAAGTTGGACAAAGGTTGAAGACGACGTCTTAGCGAGAAGTTTTGTCACTATCAGTGATGATCCAATAATCGGCAATGATCAAAAGGCGGATGCTTTTTGGGGACGGGTTGCAAGCTACTACAATGAGAATCTTCCCCTAGGTTCAAACACCAGAAGTGCAAATGTTATACAGTCACATTGGcacaatacaatccaaaagaaAATATATCGATTCAATGCAAATTACAATAGTATTTATAGTTCATATCGAAGTGGTCACAGTGATGAAGATATATTGAGGTTTGCGTACGAAAAATATCTATCCGAAAACAATGGTGTTGCATTCAATCTCGAACATGTGTGGAGAATTGCCAAAGACCGTCCAATGTTTACTCCACAGTCCGCTGATCACTTTGTAGCGACAAAGAAGACAAGGACCTCAGAGTCTGGAGCAAGCAACACCTCCTCCAACCAAGATGTGAGTATAGACCTGGATTATGAAGATACTCGTCCAATGGGGCAAAAGGcagcaaaaagaaagggaaaagacaaAGTAAAATCGACCATGGAGGATCTGACAGTAAACTACAACAATATTATCACAAAGTTCACTGAGTACATAAGCGTGAAGAAGTCCGAAGTCGATTTGAAACAAAAACAACTTGAAGTAGAGGAGATTAAGGCAAAAGCTGCATTGTCCAAATCTGAAGCTAAGAATCGTCGCTTGAACTTGAAGGAGTACGAAATATTGAACAAAGACACCTCGCAGATGacaaaggagcaacttatcatACATGAATGTCTATGCAAGGATATTAGGTCGAGATGGAATATCTAAATTGTTTACTTAACGttcattttctagtattattatattttcgagtgattgtaatttttaattattgtatttctcatttcgattaatgtgatttttaattattatatttttgtaaaataatCGTTATAAACAAGTCGTTGGAAATTAGCTGTTACAACTAGTCGTTGGAAACTAGCTGTTACAACTAGTCGTTGGAAACTAGCTGTTACAACTAGTCgtttaaaacatatttatttaatatggtaTAATGTTAAAATGAGTGAGTGGACGGTGGAGCCCATGAATAATGAGTATGAACGttaaaagggatgtgagtgaaagAATGATGTTGTTATAATGAGCATGTGACAGTAGGCCCTGTACTTTTTGATAATGTGATAAGTGTTATAATGCTAGAGCATTGTGGATGCTCTTACACCATAAGCTTTAGGCTCCTCATTCTTAGCCCAATAACTTAATTTATAATTGGacatgcccccccccccccaattaaAAAATGACTATTATCAATCTAACTTAAGCCACTCAACCATCCGACCGATCCACTGGGCATTTGGCGGGGCCGGACCGATCCACTGGGCCCGCCCGAACGTCGTGCAGAGGCCACTCTGGACAATTCGCGTTCCACCGATGACCAAACCAGCGCGCCATTTGTATCACCACCGTAACAAACTCTCTCCCTTTTCCGTCTCCCGTCCCTTCTTTCCTCCTCCACCACCATCTCCTCCTCTTCCCGTCCATGGATTCCCCGCACCATTACTCGCCTACACCTCCGTCCGCGCCTCCCCTTCCCTCGACCTCCTCCTCGTACCCTTCCATTGACTTCTCCGACCTCCCCGACGAAGTCGACAGCCCCAGGCACTCCTCCTCCAAGGCCACCCTCCTCCGCGTCCCCGGCGCATTCCTCCACCTTGTCGATAAGCACCTCAGCGTCGAGCTTGCCTCCGGAGAGCTCTCCGTCGTCAGCCTCCGCCAGAGCGACAGCTTCGTCGCTGTCCTCGTTCGCGTCGGCGGATCCGATGACCCCGATGCTGTCCAGTGGCCCCTTACTCGAGATTCTGCCGCCGTCAAGCTCGACGAATCGCATTACTTCTTCTCCCTCCGCGTCCCCGGCGGCGACGTAGGGCACTCGCCCGACGTGTTCAGTTACGGCCTCACCTTCGCCTCGAAGGGGCAGGAGGACCTCCTGAGGGACTTCGATCGGATATTGGAGACCTACGGGAGCTTCTCGGTTCAGAAAGTGAAAGGGGCGGCGGAGGCAGTGGATGGATCGGTGGCGGGGGAGGTGACGCCCGCGGAGGCGATGCAGGAGGCGGCGATGAAGGAGATGATGGAGGAGCGATCGGCGGCGTATTGGACGACGCTGGCGCCCAATGTGGAGGATTACAGCGGGCTGGTGGCGAAGGCCATCGCGGCAGGGTCGGGCCAGGTGGTGAGGGGGATTTTATGGTGCGGGGATGTGACGGTGGAGCGGCTTAAGTGGGGGAACGATTTGCTCAAGGAGAGGATGGAGCCGAACACGAACGCCCAGGAGATCACCCCGGAAACCTTGGAGAGGATCAAAAGGTGAAATCTCTTGCCCCAAATTTTTGACAACACGAAGGATTGATTTTCTCTATCTTTCTTTACCTTTCCATTTTCCAGCTATCTGCACGGGAGAGAGACAGATGAAGAACACCTATTTTTCAGAATGTGATAGGAATTTTCTTATTAAtcattatagatttttttttcagtATATACATTTCTGTATTAGGGATTTGAGTCTACACATGTAGTTAGTCTTTATTAGTTGTATAGAAATACAAGCTTCAATTACCATATTcttttgaaaagaaatttaaaatgaaCTTTGATCTCAAAATAAGAGGGGCACCTCAgattccttgttttcttttgaaTTAGTAGTGACCATGACTAACAAATCATTAATTCTAAGTTTATAGGATGGATCTATTAGTAATGACATACTCAAGAAATTTTAATACTTAGATATATTTAGACCCTATGTTAATTGATATCTGATTTTATATCCTGAAGTATATGAGGTTAAAAACAAGGCTTAAGAGCAACTGAGCTGACAAAAGATATTGATGCTGAATTTTAGGGTCAAAAAATTCACCAAAATGTCAGAGAAGGTTGCAACAGGAGTGTTATCTGGGGTTGTCAAAGTTTCAGGATATGTTACATGCACAGTTGCAAATTCCAGAGCAGGGAAGAAGTTTTTTGACATGTTACCTGGAGAAGTTGTTCTTGCTTCTCTTGATGGATTTGGTATGTCATATTTGAATCCTCTGCTTTTCCTTTTCCAGATAATTTATATCAtctattttttcttatttcttttgctCGGATGAATGGAAAAGTTGAAGTGTTCTTGTCATCTCAATAATTTCAGTATACTGTTTAGGCTAACCTTAGATCATGGTCGATCAAATCCccccgcaaaaaaaaaaaacctattaaTTAGATGAGAATTTTCGTATGTGTTGTCTGTCATGCCATGTTTTCTTCAGTAACTGCAGGAGCATTGTTTGTCCAGCAACTTTTCTTGAAAAAAGTGTTTGCCCTGCAATTTATTTTTTCCTAATCCTCATTGGcagactttttttttttgcatctttTTTCCCGGAATGCTTTGGTACTTTTTAAGGAAATATTGAGTAAGCTTTAACCAACATTTTTTGGCATGTTGTTCTTAGGAGCTTTTGCTTTCCATCTAACTATTGTATAGGAGAGAGACTATAATAAACGTAAAATGTTTTAGTTGtgtataataatatatatttttttaattcttccaaagtagaatatcTTATGTGGTTATTGCATGAAGGGGTAAAAGAATCTAACTTGAGTCAAATGGTTAGTTAGTCTGATAGCTAATTGGTTGGGTCAAGTGAACTAGGTGGGCCAGCATGTCTTGTTAGACCAGGTGGTTTGAGATGGTCGAGCAGTTCGAATGAGTCAATTAGTCCAATCTGACAAGGTGATTTGATGATGTGAATTGTTCAAAACTTCAAATCATTTCGGTTAAGGTATGTCAATTTTTTGGGAGGGTTGAACATGTTAAGTCTAACCGTTCAAGTTGACTAGCTAGCCTAGGCAAACAAAGTGGGTTTGTCGGTCCGGATGGAACGAGCAACTAGCAAGCCTGAGCAAGTTGGGCGGTCTAGGTTAGTTGTTAGTATAAATGGATGGGGTGGATTAGATGATTTGGTCAATCCATGCAATTTAGGCTGGCTCACAAGTGATGCGTGCGCCTAATTGTTGAATTCCTTTGAAGGCAAGTATCAGATGCATAAAACGCTCTTAAACTACCTCCACTGAAAACAAGAACAGTTAATAGACATTAGTATATTTTTTTCTAGAAAAAAGGACAGTACATTTATTCACATGCATACCAATACTTTATTGTATCACTAATGAGTTTTCAATTACAATTACAGGAAAAATCAATGTCATAAACATTGAAAGAAATTTTCTTCCAAAAACCATTGAATGAAGTTGGTCTAGCTTCTAGGGAATATAGTAACAGCTAATATTTAATCATTGTTTAAGCAAAAGTTTAGTGAATGAACCTAGAAGAATCATTCACTTCTTGAATTATCTCTCCACACTTATTACTAACTAGCAGCACTTTTCTCCTGTTGTACTAACAGGCAAGATATGTGACGCATTTGAAGTGGCTGGAAAGAGTGTTTTATCTACATCTTCAGTTGTGACCACTGGACTTGTATCTCACAAGTATGATTCTCCATAAATATCGGATATTTT
Coding sequences:
- the LOC122048694 gene encoding glutathione S-transferase T3-like, encoding MSHPYFTPSAVHGYGTPHTTGMSFTPSISNEPATPTFVPETQLSDCESPIEVVNLEKAVSNVEGTRKHSSWTKVEDDVLARSFVTISDDPIIGNDQKADAFWGRVASYYNENLPLGSNTRSANVIQSHWHNTIQKKIYRFNANYNSIYSSYRSGHSDEDILRFAYEKYLSENNGVAFNLEHVWRIAKDRPMFTPQSADHFVATKKTRTSESGASNTSSNQDVSIDLDYEDTRPMGQKAAKRKGKDKVKSTMEDLTVNYNNIITKFTEYISVKKSEVDLKQKQLEVEEIKAKAALSKSEAKNRRLNLKEYEILNKDTSQMTKEQLIIHECLCKDIRSRWNI
- the LOC122047155 gene encoding protein EARLY-RESPONSIVE TO DEHYDRATION 7, chloroplastic-like, translated to MDSPHHYSPTPPSAPPLPSTSSSYPSIDFSDLPDEVDSPRHSSSKATLLRVPGAFLHLVDKHLSVELASGELSVVSLRQSDSFVAVLVRVGGSDDPDAVQWPLTRDSAAVKLDESHYFFSLRVPGGDVGHSPDVFSYGLTFASKGQEDLLRDFDRILETYGSFSVQKVKGAAEAVDGSVAGEVTPAEAMQEAAMKEMMEERSAAYWTTLAPNVEDYSGLVAKAIAAGSGQVVRGILWCGDVTVERLKWGNDLLKERMEPNTNAQEITPETLERIKRVKKFTKMSEKVATGVLSGVVKVSGYVTCTVANSRAGKKFFDMLPGEVVLASLDGFGKICDAFEVAGKSVLSTSSVVTTGLVSHKYGEQAAEAATEGLDAAGHAVGAAWTVFKIRKAVDPKSSIKPHIITKTAVKAMADDLRAKHDK